In Panacibacter ginsenosidivorans, the following proteins share a genomic window:
- a CDS encoding aldose 1-epimerase family protein — protein sequence MQYTIENQLVKVVIDSKGAELQSLTHKNFAMEFMWSGDPAFWGKKSPVLFPIVGGLKNGSYEYNGQLYKMGRHGFARDMEFEVSWQKEDGIMFTLLSNDATLTMYPFHFSFSVRYTLDNNDLNVSYIVQNTGKEKMYFSVGGHPAFKVPFTEETSYDDYFLQFSRSEALDKWPLSADGLIEDHAKPLVKISDKLPLIKELFYDDALVFKRLLSKYVFIRSNKSTHGIKVHINGFPYLGIWAAKNADFVCIEPWCGIADNVNASGKLEEKEGINQLNAGGTFERTWSVEVY from the coding sequence ATGCAGTACACTATAGAAAATCAGTTAGTAAAAGTTGTCATCGACTCTAAAGGTGCAGAACTACAAAGTCTTACCCATAAGAACTTTGCTATGGAATTTATGTGGAGTGGCGATCCGGCTTTCTGGGGTAAGAAAAGCCCGGTACTCTTCCCTATAGTTGGTGGTTTAAAAAATGGAAGCTATGAATACAACGGGCAGTTGTATAAAATGGGCAGGCATGGCTTTGCAAGAGATATGGAATTTGAAGTAAGCTGGCAAAAAGAAGACGGCATCATGTTTACACTGCTGAGCAACGATGCAACACTTACTATGTACCCGTTTCATTTTTCTTTCTCTGTAAGATATACGCTGGATAATAATGATCTCAATGTTTCATACATAGTACAGAATACAGGAAAAGAAAAAATGTATTTTTCTGTTGGTGGTCACCCCGCATTTAAAGTGCCGTTTACAGAAGAAACTTCTTACGATGATTACTTTCTGCAGTTCAGCAGGTCAGAAGCTTTGGACAAATGGCCACTTTCTGCAGATGGATTAATAGAAGATCACGCTAAACCTTTGGTAAAAATTTCCGATAAACTTCCGCTGATCAAAGAGTTGTTTTATGATGATGCACTGGTATTTAAGAGACTGCTTTCCAAATATGTTTTCATTCGCAGCAATAAAAGCACGCATGGTATAAAAGTACATATTAATGGGTTTCCTTACCTCGGTATATGGGCAGCAAAAAATGCTGACTTCGTTTGCATAGAACCCTGGTGCGGTATTGCAGACAATGTAAATGCAAGCGGTAAACTGGAAGAGAAAGAAGGCATTAATCAATTGAATGCAGGAGGCACTTTTGAAAGAACATGGAGTGTGGAAGTGTATTAA
- a CDS encoding MFS transporter yields MKYITRTVWVLSLISLFTDTASEMLYPVMPIYLKTIGFSIVLIGVLEGVAEAMAGLSKGYFGKLSDNSGKRVPFVQVGYTLSALSKPMMAFFIYPLWIFFARTIDRLGKGIRTGARDAILSDEATPSTKGKIFGFHRSMDTFGAVLGPAFALLYLYYYPQHYKTLFYIAFIPGLLSIAASFFLKERRKSIEQKKKATSFFSFLHYWKQSPAVYRKLVIGLLIFTLFNSSDVFLLLKVKQSGLSDTMVIGIYIFYNLVYALSAFPLGAIADKIGLKKMFIIGLFLFAAVYFGMAANNNTYLFFVLFLLYGMYAAATEGISKAWISNISSKEDTATAIGTYSGFQSICTMLASSLAGFIWFEFGAPATFMLTGVATIGVTIYFLAMVKFTSSNK; encoded by the coding sequence TTGAAATACATTACAAGAACGGTTTGGGTCTTATCACTCATTAGTTTGTTTACAGATACTGCAAGCGAAATGCTTTATCCTGTAATGCCCATTTATTTAAAGACGATCGGCTTTTCAATTGTACTGATAGGAGTGCTGGAAGGTGTTGCAGAAGCAATGGCAGGACTAAGTAAAGGATATTTTGGTAAGCTCTCTGATAATTCAGGTAAAAGAGTTCCATTCGTACAGGTAGGTTATACATTAAGTGCTTTGTCAAAACCCATGATGGCATTTTTTATTTACCCGCTTTGGATATTCTTTGCACGAACTATTGACCGTTTGGGAAAAGGCATACGAACAGGTGCAAGAGATGCTATATTATCTGATGAAGCAACACCATCAACCAAAGGAAAAATTTTTGGCTTTCATCGGTCAATGGATACATTTGGCGCTGTTTTAGGACCGGCTTTCGCGTTGCTTTATTTATATTATTACCCGCAGCATTACAAAACATTATTTTATATCGCTTTTATCCCTGGCCTTCTTTCCATAGCAGCTTCGTTCTTTTTGAAAGAGAGAAGAAAATCAATTGAACAGAAAAAAAAGGCAACCTCCTTTTTTTCATTTCTGCATTATTGGAAGCAAAGCCCTGCAGTATATCGCAAACTTGTAATTGGCCTTTTGATCTTTACTTTGTTCAACAGTTCTGATGTTTTCCTGCTGCTTAAAGTAAAGCAATCTGGTCTTAGTGATACCATGGTAATTGGTATTTATATTTTTTACAACCTTGTATATGCTTTGTCTGCTTTTCCGCTTGGTGCAATTGCTGATAAGATAGGTTTGAAGAAAATGTTCATCATCGGTTTGTTCTTATTTGCAGCAGTATATTTTGGAATGGCAGCAAACAATAATACTTACCTGTTCTTTGTATTGTTCCTGTTGTATGGTATGTATGCAGCAGCTACAGAAGGAATTTCAAAAGCGTGGATCAGTAACATCAGCAGTAAGGAGGATACAGCAACTGCAATTGGTACCTATTCAGGTTTTCAAAGCATCTGCACCATGCTGGCAAGCTCTCTTGCCGGTTTTATATGGTTTGAGTTTGGAGCACCTGCAACCTTTATGCTTACAGGTGTTGCTACAATTGGCGTTACTATTTATTTTTTAGCGATGGTAAAATTTACGTCTTCAAATAAATAA
- a CDS encoding metallophosphoesterase, whose protein sequence is MNFIRRSLKFLLTKPVLFIVNRFSSAPKRENVFASLTKLYNESLDQPDKKSGSMFSFDPREQSIIIFSDHHKGARDGSDDFRFAEKNYLAALDYYNEQNFFYVNLGDGEELWENTIFSVLKHNKEVFAKEKLFADRDAYCKIIGNHDLFWKNDPFTAQLYIKKMYGRELKMFEGIVLRVQLPTKYVDVFCTHGHQGDVQSDGNAFSKWFVSYIWGPLQSFLEININSTSANDNLKSLHNKMMYDWVYEKPYCILITGHTHQPVFKSLTHLERLYLALEDAKEKNDAAAIDKIEAEIPRRRREYDFVNNSFRNMNPSYFNSGCCCFDDGTITGIELDKGFIRLIKWSYKDGVPERIVAEETSLYELLPFMA, encoded by the coding sequence ATGAATTTCATCAGGCGTTCTCTTAAGTTCCTGCTCACCAAACCTGTTCTATTTATTGTCAACAGGTTTTCTTCCGCACCTAAAAGAGAAAATGTTTTTGCTTCACTAACAAAATTGTACAACGAGTCGCTTGACCAGCCGGATAAAAAAAGCGGCAGCATGTTCAGCTTCGATCCAAGAGAACAATCAATAATCATTTTCTCCGATCATCATAAAGGCGCAAGAGATGGTTCAGATGATTTCAGGTTTGCTGAAAAAAATTATTTAGCTGCTTTGGATTATTATAACGAACAAAATTTTTTTTATGTAAATCTTGGAGATGGAGAAGAGTTATGGGAAAACACTATTTTCTCTGTGCTGAAACATAATAAAGAAGTGTTTGCCAAAGAGAAGCTATTTGCTGATCGTGATGCATACTGCAAGATCATCGGCAACCATGATCTGTTCTGGAAGAACGATCCTTTTACAGCGCAGTTATACATAAAGAAAATGTATGGCAGGGAATTGAAAATGTTTGAAGGTATTGTATTACGTGTGCAACTGCCTACAAAATACGTGGATGTATTCTGCACACATGGCCACCAGGGAGATGTACAAAGTGATGGTAATGCGTTTAGCAAATGGTTTGTGAGTTATATATGGGGCCCGTTGCAGTCTTTCCTTGAAATAAACATAAACAGCACATCTGCAAATGATAATTTAAAATCGCTGCACAATAAAATGATGTATGACTGGGTATATGAAAAACCTTATTGTATATTAATAACCGGGCATACACACCAACCGGTTTTTAAATCACTCACTCACCTGGAAAGATTATACCTGGCCCTGGAAGATGCAAAAGAAAAAAATGATGCTGCTGCAATAGATAAAATAGAAGCGGAAATTCCGCGCAGAAGAAGAGAGTATGATTTTGTAAACAATTCTTTCCGCAACATGAACCCTTCTTATTTTAATTCCGGTTGCTGTTGTTTTGATGATGGCACTATTACCGGCATCGAACTAGATAAAGGGTTTATTCGTTTGATAAAATGGAGTTACAAAGATGGAGTGCCCGAAAGAATTGTTGCAGAAGAAACTTCACTATATGAGCTTTTACCTTTTATGGCGTAA
- a CDS encoding heavy metal translocating P-type ATPase, which yields MEKVNWKVEGMSCTNCALTIHKYLEGKGLQNVKVNFIGGDVSFDINGNVAKPDLEKGIEGLGYHVANGILAQTGTKNKKLFKNHLHRFLFCIIFTAPMLINMIPGIHIHALMNPYVQLALTVPVFIVGMDFFGRSAIKSLLKGIPNMNVLIALGAVAAFGYSLYGTLIGHAEQYMFYETAAAIITLVFLGNWMEDKSVETTQAALRKLTVTQKVMANMIAYDDQHNEHIFPVESTSLKVGDLILIKNGEHVPMDCKILWGEASVNEAIITGESAPVEKKMNDKLMGGSILEDGTIKAYVTAVGEDTVMSNILKLVKEAQTEKPPVQQLADKISAIFVPVVISISVVTLLINYYFTDIGFGASLLRAIAVLVISCPCAMGLATPAAIAVGLGRAAKNGVLFKNARSLEVFKSIKQVVFDKTGTLTTGKFRIAKWRVLVPDFSEEEFKRIAYSLERYSNHPVAQSVSKEWKTKNEMRWQKIEEVKGNGMKALDKEGNEYIAGSFKAAVGLTENHSHNVYIIRNNILLGWIDVIDDIRPEAKQVITLLNASGFKTILLSGDKKEKCEQVAKELGIEEVVSEQTPEQKLEKLAYYNSIAPTAMVGDGINDAPALAKATVGISLSEASQVAMQSAQVVLMNHGLKNLPLSLGLGKHTYITIKQNLFWAFLYNVIAIPVAAVGLLSPAFGALIMGLSDVVLAVNSVRLNWKKVV from the coding sequence ATGGAAAAGGTAAACTGGAAAGTGGAAGGGATGAGTTGCACCAATTGTGCACTTACCATTCATAAATATCTTGAAGGGAAAGGGTTGCAGAATGTAAAAGTAAATTTTATTGGTGGCGATGTGAGTTTTGATATAAATGGAAACGTAGCAAAACCTGATTTGGAAAAAGGCATTGAAGGGTTGGGATATCATGTAGCAAATGGAATACTTGCACAAACAGGTACAAAAAATAAAAAACTTTTTAAAAATCATTTACATCGTTTTTTGTTCTGCATCATTTTTACTGCACCAATGCTTATAAATATGATACCGGGTATTCATATCCATGCTTTGATGAATCCTTATGTGCAACTGGCATTAACTGTTCCGGTGTTTATTGTGGGTATGGATTTTTTTGGAAGAAGCGCTATCAAAAGTTTGTTGAAAGGAATACCCAATATGAATGTGCTGATAGCATTGGGTGCTGTTGCTGCTTTTGGTTATAGTTTGTATGGCACATTGATCGGCCACGCAGAGCAGTATATGTTTTATGAAACTGCTGCAGCTATTATTACATTGGTATTTCTCGGCAACTGGATGGAAGATAAATCTGTGGAGACTACGCAGGCTGCATTAAGAAAATTAACAGTTACACAAAAGGTAATGGCGAATATGATCGCTTATGATGACCAGCATAACGAACATATTTTTCCTGTTGAAAGTACCAGTTTAAAAGTAGGCGATCTTATACTTATTAAAAATGGCGAACATGTGCCGATGGATTGCAAAATTCTCTGGGGCGAAGCGAGTGTGAATGAAGCAATCATTACGGGTGAAAGTGCACCGGTAGAAAAAAAGATGAATGATAAACTGATGGGTGGAAGTATATTGGAAGATGGAACTATAAAAGCATATGTAACAGCAGTTGGTGAAGATACGGTGATGAGTAATATTTTAAAACTCGTAAAAGAAGCACAAACAGAGAAACCACCTGTACAGCAACTGGCAGATAAGATCAGCGCCATATTTGTTCCTGTTGTTATAAGCATATCAGTAGTGACTTTACTCATCAATTATTATTTTACCGACATCGGTTTTGGAGCGAGTTTGTTGAGAGCTATTGCAGTTTTAGTTATCTCATGTCCATGTGCAATGGGACTTGCAACACCTGCAGCAATTGCTGTTGGTTTAGGTCGTGCAGCAAAGAATGGAGTTCTTTTTAAAAATGCAAGAAGCCTTGAAGTTTTTAAAAGTATCAAACAGGTTGTGTTTGATAAAACAGGAACACTGACAACAGGAAAATTCAGGATTGCAAAATGGCGAGTACTTGTTCCGGATTTTAGTGAAGAGGAATTTAAGAGGATTGCTTACTCGCTGGAACGTTACTCTAATCATCCAGTGGCACAAAGTGTTTCAAAAGAATGGAAAACAAAAAATGAAATGCGCTGGCAGAAGATAGAAGAGGTAAAAGGTAATGGTATGAAAGCGCTGGACAAAGAAGGTAATGAATATATTGCGGGTTCTTTTAAAGCTGCAGTTGGTTTAACAGAAAATCATTCACATAACGTCTATATTATTCGAAACAACATTTTATTAGGCTGGATTGACGTAATTGATGATATAAGACCGGAAGCAAAACAAGTTATTACCTTATTAAATGCGAGTGGGTTCAAAACTATTTTACTAAGTGGCGATAAAAAAGAAAAATGCGAACAGGTGGCAAAAGAGCTGGGTATTGAAGAAGTAGTTTCAGAACAAACACCTGAACAAAAATTAGAAAAGCTTGCTTACTATAACAGCATTGCACCAACTGCCATGGTAGGCGATGGAATTAATGATGCGCCGGCGCTTGCCAAAGCAACGGTCGGTATTTCGTTGAGTGAAGCTTCACAGGTTGCCATGCAGAGTGCACAGGTTGTTTTGATGAATCATGGATTGAAAAATTTACCACTATCATTAGGTTTGGGAAAGCATACATATATTACTATTAAGCAAAATTTATTCTGGGCATTTCTATACAATGTTATTGCGATTCCTGTTGCAGCAGTCGGCTTGCTCAGTCCAGCATTTGGCGCATTGATCATGGGTTTAAGTGATGTTGTACTGGCAGTGAATTCTGTAAGACTGAATTGGAAAAAAGTGGTGTAG
- a CDS encoding RecQ family ATP-dependent DNA helicase: MNETALNILQQYWHHDAFRPQQEAIIASVLDEKDTLALLPTGGGKSVCFQVPALMKDGLCLVISPLIALMKDQVENLVKRNIPAISIHSGMTFYEVRQALQQASHGDIKFLYLSPERLETNLFKESLHHLNISLIAVDEAHCVSQWGYDFRPPYLRIANLRDELPDVPILALTASATPLVQDDIVVKLRFKEPNIFRQSFEKPNLSYSVFKVDSKINRVMEILKNVNGSSIIYCRNRRLTKEVAHLLSLQNISADFYHAGLSQDDRNNKQESWINNRTRVIVCTNAFGMGIDKADVRTVIHYDTPDCLENYYQEAGRAGRDGKRAYAVLLYQPEDAATLEALPDVRFPVMYDIRKIYQALADYLQIPVGSGEGCYYDFDLNEFVKNFKLDIHLVINVLKVLEQEGHLTFNESIFLPSQVKFLVAKELLLDFEQSHPSLEPVIKCLLRTYEGVYNNRVSVHERQIAKLTRKKIEEVRSELMHLDALGIIEYLPQKETPQIYFILNRAPAQFLYINHENYLQRKQQFELRTETMLRYLHLQKECRSKYISNYFGDVAVKECGICDVCLHKKGSGLTEEEFNKIQQRIFHHTDNIAIPVKDLLEHLQGIRKEKIWKVLEFLQSEKKIEIDEFGIIKSL, translated from the coding sequence ATGAATGAGACTGCATTAAATATCTTACAACAATACTGGCATCATGATGCTTTCCGCCCACAACAAGAAGCAATTATAGCCTCTGTTCTTGATGAAAAAGACACGCTTGCATTATTGCCAACAGGTGGCGGTAAATCTGTTTGCTTCCAGGTGCCTGCATTGATGAAAGACGGTTTGTGTTTGGTGATCTCTCCATTAATTGCTTTGATGAAAGACCAGGTAGAAAATTTAGTTAAGCGAAATATACCTGCAATTTCTATCCACAGCGGCATGACATTTTATGAAGTAAGACAAGCACTACAACAGGCATCGCATGGTGATATAAAATTTCTCTATCTCTCCCCGGAACGTTTAGAAACAAACCTGTTTAAAGAATCATTGCATCATCTCAACATTAGTCTTATTGCTGTTGATGAAGCGCATTGTGTGTCGCAGTGGGGTTATGATTTTCGTCCGCCGTATTTACGTATAGCCAATTTGCGTGATGAATTGCCTGATGTTCCTATACTTGCCTTAACGGCTTCGGCAACACCGTTGGTGCAGGATGATATTGTTGTCAAATTAAGATTTAAAGAGCCGAATATATTTCGCCAGTCATTTGAAAAACCAAATCTTTCTTACAGTGTCTTTAAAGTGGATAGTAAGATCAACAGAGTAATGGAGATATTAAAGAATGTTAATGGTAGTAGTATTATCTATTGCAGAAACAGGAGATTGACCAAAGAAGTTGCACATCTTTTATCATTACAAAATATATCAGCAGATTTTTATCATGCCGGTTTATCACAGGATGACAGAAATAATAAACAGGAGTCCTGGATAAACAATAGGACACGGGTGATCGTTTGCACCAATGCATTTGGTATGGGTATTGACAAAGCAGATGTAAGAACAGTTATACATTATGATACACCTGATTGTCTGGAAAATTATTACCAGGAAGCCGGTCGTGCAGGGCGAGATGGTAAAAGAGCTTATGCTGTATTGTTATACCAGCCAGAAGATGCAGCTACACTGGAAGCCTTACCAGATGTTCGTTTCCCGGTAATGTATGACATAAGAAAAATATACCAGGCACTTGCTGATTATTTGCAAATACCTGTAGGTTCAGGTGAAGGATGTTATTATGATTTTGATCTGAACGAATTTGTAAAGAATTTTAAACTCGACATTCACCTTGTAATTAACGTACTGAAAGTATTGGAGCAGGAAGGCCATCTTACTTTTAATGAAAGTATCTTTTTACCATCTCAGGTAAAGTTTCTGGTAGCAAAAGAGTTGTTACTTGATTTTGAACAAAGTCATCCTTCACTTGAACCAGTAATAAAATGTTTGCTCCGCACTTATGAAGGTGTGTATAATAACCGTGTATCTGTGCATGAAAGACAAATAGCAAAACTCACCCGTAAGAAAATTGAAGAGGTAAGGAGTGAATTAATGCACTTAGATGCACTTGGTATTATTGAATACCTGCCACAGAAAGAAACACCACAAATCTATTTTATACTTAACAGGGCGCCTGCACAATTCCTTTATATCAATCATGAAAATTACCTGCAGCGGAAACAGCAATTTGAATTAAGAACAGAAACTATGCTTCGTTATCTGCATTTGCAAAAAGAATGCAGAAGTAAATATATCTCTAATTACTTTGGTGATGTAGCAGTAAAAGAATGCGGCATTTGTGATGTATGCCTGCATAAAAAAGGAAGCGGTTTGACCGAAGAAGAATTCAATAAAATTCAGCAGCGTATATTTCATCATACAGATAACATTGCTATTCCGGTTAAAGATCTATTAGAGCATTTGCAGGGTATAAGAAAAGAGAAAATATGGAAAGTGCTGGAGTTTTTGCAAAGTGAAAAGAAAATTGAGATAGATGAATTTGGAATTATTAAATCTTTATAA
- a CDS encoding outer membrane beta-barrel protein, with product MNKFLSLFAAFFLMAFTTMAQQVSGVVKDVDGKAVANATVSLHNAKDTAVIKLGVTDKDGNYKFVAINKGTYMVSASFVGYTAKYSAAFEVNGDVNVPSFALEKAAAELKGVTVVAKKPMIEVKADKTIVNVENSINAVGNDALELLRKSPGVVVDKDDNISLSGKNGVQVYIDGKPSPLSGTDLSNFLKSMQSSQIEAIELITNPSAKYEAAGNAGIINIKLKKNKSYGTNGSVNAGYNIGTYPKYNAGISLNNRNKRLNLFGNYNYNKNHNENYMNLYRIQLDTLFDQHATMTFRNNSHNFKAGADYYINSKNTVGVMVNGNLTDFTLGNDSRTDISYQPTKLADRLLIANNKTTSSRDNVNFNANFRRADTSGHELNVDADYSLYRLKSDQYQPNYTYDATGENLLQREVYNMLAPTNIDIYSAKADYEQNFKKGRLGIGGKTSYVKSDNNFDRYIVEETDKIKDRNNNFLYKENINALYVNYNRQFKGFMIQAGVRMENTNIKGASKGVSLVDGENVSFDSTFDRNYTDFFPSAAFTLNKNPMNQWSFSYSRRIDRPAYQDLNPFEFRLDKYTFQQGNTQLRPQYTNSFSVTNTFKYKLNTTLSYSHVNDVFSQIVDTADLSAAFITKKNLATQDIVNLNISMPFQYKFYSVFANINTYYSKYKADFGEGRGVNLDVFATNVYMQNTFKVAKKTTLELSGFYTSPSIWQGTFKSKAMGGVDVGVQQSVLKGKGNIKATVTDIFQTMHWAGTSDFAGQYLKTSGGWESRQFRLNFTYRFGSSQIKAARQRKTAAEDESKRVGGQGGGIGGN from the coding sequence ATGAATAAATTTTTATCCCTCTTCGCTGCCTTTTTTCTGATGGCCTTTACAACAATGGCGCAGCAGGTATCAGGTGTTGTGAAAGATGTAGACGGGAAAGCCGTTGCTAACGCTACTGTATCGCTGCATAATGCAAAAGATACTGCTGTAATTAAATTAGGTGTTACCGACAAAGATGGTAACTATAAATTCGTGGCTATAAACAAAGGCACTTATATGGTAAGTGCATCTTTTGTTGGTTATACTGCAAAATATTCTGCTGCATTTGAGGTAAATGGTGATGTGAACGTTCCTTCATTTGCATTGGAAAAAGCTGCTGCAGAATTGAAAGGTGTAACAGTTGTTGCAAAAAAACCAATGATAGAAGTAAAAGCAGATAAAACTATTGTAAATGTAGAGAACAGCATTAATGCTGTGGGTAATGATGCATTGGAATTACTGCGCAAATCTCCGGGTGTTGTTGTTGATAAAGATGATAATATCAGCCTCAGCGGAAAAAATGGTGTGCAGGTGTACATTGATGGCAAACCTTCACCGCTCAGCGGAACAGATTTGAGTAATTTTTTAAAATCAATGCAGTCTTCCCAGATTGAGGCTATTGAACTTATTACAAATCCGTCTGCAAAATATGAAGCAGCAGGTAATGCAGGTATCATTAACATTAAGCTAAAGAAAAATAAATCTTACGGCACCAACGGTTCTGTAAATGCAGGTTACAATATTGGCACCTATCCAAAATACAACGCAGGTATTTCATTGAACAACCGCAACAAGCGTTTGAATTTGTTTGGTAATTACAATTACAATAAGAACCACAATGAAAATTACATGAACCTGTATCGCATACAGTTGGATACATTGTTCGATCAACATGCTACCATGACGTTCCGCAACAACAGCCACAACTTTAAAGCCGGTGCGGATTATTATATCAACAGCAAGAATACCGTTGGTGTAATGGTAAATGGTAACCTTACTGATTTTACATTGGGCAACGACAGCCGTACAGATATTTCTTATCAGCCAACCAAGCTGGCGGATCGTTTACTGATCGCCAACAATAAAACAACCAGTAGCCGCGACAATGTAAATTTCAATGCAAACTTTCGTCGCGCTGATACATCTGGTCATGAATTGAATGTTGATGCGGATTACAGTTTATACAGGCTTAAGAGTGATCAGTATCAGCCCAACTACACGTATGATGCTACAGGTGAAAATCTTCTGCAACGCGAAGTGTACAATATGCTGGCACCCACAAATATTGATATCTATTCAGCAAAAGCTGATTATGAACAAAACTTTAAGAAAGGCCGTTTAGGTATTGGTGGAAAAACTTCTTATGTAAAAAGCGACAATAATTTCGACCGTTATATTGTAGAAGAAACTGATAAAATAAAAGACCGCAACAACAATTTTCTATATAAAGAAAACATCAATGCATTGTACGTAAATTATAACAGGCAGTTTAAAGGCTTTATGATACAGGCTGGTGTGCGTATGGAAAACACTAATATAAAGGGAGCCTCAAAAGGTGTTTCACTGGTTGATGGAGAAAATGTATCCTTCGATTCTACGTTCGACAGAAATTATACAGACTTCTTTCCTAGTGCAGCATTTACACTGAACAAGAACCCGATGAACCAGTGGAGTTTCAGTTACAGCAGGAGAATTGACAGGCCCGCATACCAGGATCTTAATCCATTTGAATTCCGTTTGGATAAGTACACGTTCCAGCAGGGCAATACACAATTACGTCCGCAGTACACCAATAGTTTCTCTGTTACCAATACATTCAAATACAAACTGAATACTACACTTAGTTACAGCCATGTAAACGATGTATTCTCGCAGATCGTTGATACTGCTGACCTTTCCGCCGCTTTCATCACAAAGAAAAATCTTGCCACACAAGACATTGTGAACCTGAATATCAGTATGCCGTTCCAGTATAAATTTTACAGTGTCTTTGCAAACATAAATACTTACTATTCCAAATACAAGGCAGACTTTGGTGAAGGCCGTGGCGTAAATCTTGATGTGTTCGCAACAAATGTGTATATGCAGAACACTTTTAAAGTAGCAAAGAAAACTACATTGGAGTTGTCAGGATTTTACACTTCGCCGTCCATATGGCAGGGCACCTTTAAGAGCAAGGCAATGGGTGGTGTAGATGTTGGTGTGCAACAATCTGTTTTAAAAGGAAAAGGAAATATTAAAGCAACTGTTACAGATATATTCCAAACCATGCATTGGGCCGGCACCAGCGATTTTGCAGGGCAATATTTAAAAACAAGCGGTGGATGGGAAAGCCGCCAGTTCCGTTTGAATTTCACTTATCGTTTTGGTAGTTCACAAATAAAAGCGGCACGTCAACGTAAGACTGCTGCAGAAGATGAGAGCAAACGTGTAGGTGGTCAGGGTGGTGGCATAGGCGGAAATTAA